In Paractinoplanes brasiliensis, the following proteins share a genomic window:
- a CDS encoding GNAT family N-acetyltransferase gives MADAALLSPQDPAWTEALDRVRHDIYHIPEYVRLDAGLTGATATAYRYDEAGRVFLLPLLLRPVPDTDLQDAISPYGYPGPVGSQDAAFWSRAAAAMTDLLAAEGVITAFARLHPLIPGCQEALADSGTLVHHGETVSIDLTLSPDELWSQTHRSHRNQINKAKRAGVEIVFDRWDLFDDWIKTYHATMRRVGATDFYFFGADHFHSLRAALDGHVHLAVAVADGRILGGNLFFEYAGMMHTHLQSTADGPVLYADKLLYHEVRLWGRARGNTTYHLGGGVGGSADSLFRYKSQFASGRRQFHTWRVVIDRCNFEKLAGPLTPESMTGRFPPYR, from the coding sequence ATGGCCGATGCCGCACTGCTGTCACCCCAGGACCCGGCATGGACGGAGGCGCTCGACCGGGTCCGGCACGACATCTACCACATCCCCGAGTACGTGCGGCTCGACGCCGGCCTGACCGGCGCCACTGCGACGGCCTACCGCTACGACGAGGCGGGACGCGTCTTCTTGCTTCCCCTGCTGTTACGGCCGGTGCCCGACACCGACCTTCAGGACGCGATTTCCCCGTACGGGTACCCAGGCCCCGTGGGCAGCCAGGACGCTGCTTTCTGGTCGCGCGCGGCCGCCGCGATGACCGACCTGCTCGCCGCCGAGGGGGTGATCACCGCCTTCGCGCGGCTCCATCCGCTGATCCCCGGCTGCCAAGAGGCACTGGCCGATTCGGGCACGCTGGTGCACCACGGCGAGACCGTGTCGATCGACCTGACCCTGAGCCCCGACGAACTGTGGTCCCAGACCCACCGCAGCCACCGCAACCAGATCAACAAGGCCAAGCGGGCCGGCGTCGAGATCGTCTTCGACCGCTGGGACCTGTTCGACGACTGGATCAAGACCTACCACGCCACCATGCGCCGCGTCGGAGCCACCGACTTCTACTTCTTCGGCGCCGACCACTTCCACAGCCTCCGCGCCGCGCTCGACGGCCATGTCCACCTCGCCGTGGCCGTGGCCGACGGCCGGATTCTGGGCGGCAACCTGTTCTTCGAGTACGCCGGCATGATGCACACCCACCTGCAGTCCACCGCCGACGGCCCGGTGCTGTACGCCGACAAGCTGCTCTACCACGAGGTACGCCTGTGGGGCCGCGCCCGCGGCAACACGACCTACCACCTGGGTGGGGGCGTGGGCGGCTCGGCCGACTCGCTGTTCCGCTACAAGTCCCAGTTCGCTTCCGGCCGCCGGCAGTTCCACACCTGGCGGGTGGTCATCGACCGCTGCAACTTCGAGAAGCTGGCCGGCCCTTTGACACCGGAATCGATGACCGGCCGGTTCCCGCCCTACCGCTGA
- a CDS encoding FAD-dependent monooxygenase, with amino-acid sequence MRITCVGGGPAGLYFAVLAKLADPARSVTVLERNPPGVTYGWGVVFWDDLLDDLFAYDPVSARRIWEAACQWDEYEVRATGKDVTYLAGYGFSLGRHRLLAILSERAEELGVDVRYSEPVSHPVRHRHAPTPPTLPHSDISDLPGGRARNAELADADLIVACDGAGSQLRNADAAHFGTEISTGANKYIWLGTPHVFRTFTFGFEKTHAGWIWYHAYPFDDETSTFIVECTPAVWSALELDRLDAAAGCARLESIFAAHLDGQPLINRSSGWLNFRRVTNQRWDNGNVVLMGDAAHTTHFAIGSGTKLAMQDAMELADSLTTGGPLAPALERYEHRRRAALAPLQRAARASSEWFERMPEYADLPSIRFSYALSDRRGEYPLWRYLLHVSTQRSVPRAMLRSALNARRRNRARRRPAAEPRIPQLTGG; translated from the coding sequence ATGCGGATCACCTGTGTCGGCGGTGGGCCCGCCGGACTGTACTTCGCGGTGCTGGCCAAGCTGGCCGACCCCGCGCGCTCGGTCACCGTGCTGGAACGAAACCCGCCGGGGGTCACGTACGGGTGGGGGGTGGTCTTCTGGGACGACCTGTTGGACGACCTTTTCGCGTACGACCCGGTCAGCGCGCGGCGGATCTGGGAAGCGGCCTGCCAGTGGGACGAGTACGAGGTGCGGGCCACCGGCAAGGACGTGACGTACCTGGCGGGGTACGGCTTCAGCCTGGGCCGCCACAGACTGCTCGCGATCCTGTCGGAGCGTGCCGAAGAACTGGGCGTCGACGTGCGCTACTCCGAGCCCGTCAGCCACCCTGTGCGCCACCGGCATGCCCCTACGCCACCCACCCTTCCCCATAGCGACATTTCCGATTTGCCGGGCGGCCGGGCGCGGAACGCCGAGCTGGCGGACGCGGACCTGATCGTTGCCTGTGACGGGGCGGGCAGTCAGCTGCGCAACGCCGACGCCGCCCACTTCGGCACCGAGATCTCGACCGGCGCCAACAAGTACATCTGGCTCGGCACCCCGCACGTCTTCCGCACGTTCACGTTCGGCTTCGAAAAGACGCACGCCGGCTGGATCTGGTACCACGCCTACCCGTTCGACGACGAGACCAGCACGTTCATCGTCGAATGCACGCCCGCCGTCTGGTCGGCGCTCGAACTCGACCGGCTCGACGCCGCGGCCGGCTGCGCGCGGCTGGAAAGCATCTTCGCCGCGCACCTCGACGGGCAGCCGCTGATCAATCGCTCGAGCGGCTGGCTGAACTTCCGCCGCGTCACCAACCAGCGCTGGGACAACGGCAACGTGGTGCTGATGGGCGACGCCGCGCACACCACCCATTTCGCCATCGGATCCGGCACCAAACTCGCCATGCAGGACGCGATGGAGCTGGCTGACAGCCTCACCACAGGGGGACCCCTCGCCCCCGCCCTGGAACGCTACGAACATCGCCGCCGCGCCGCGCTCGCGCCGCTGCAACGGGCCGCCCGCGCCAGCAGCGAATGGTTCGAGCGGATGCCCGAATACGCGGATCTGCCGTCGATCCGCTTCTCGTACGCGTTGTCCGACCGCCGCGGCGAGTATCCATTGTGGCGGTACCTGCTGCACGTGAGCACCCAGCGCTCGGTGCCGAGGGCGATGCTGCGCTCGGCCCTGAACGCCCGCCGACGGAACCGGGCCCGGCGCCGCCCCGCTGCCGAACCCCGGATCCCCCAACTCACCGGAGGTTGA
- a CDS encoding MarR family winged helix-turn-helix transcriptional regulator, which yields MEREIASGWLMFIGFRAAEDRILAALAEAGYTDLTRAQARLLAGIDLEGTRLVVLADRARIPKQTALALVNGLEAAGYVERAPDPTDGRARLIRLTARGRGGLPVAMAEEARIEADWQAVLGARRMRALREALWDLALNVDPQLQPPEGGQ from the coding sequence GTGGAACGCGAGATCGCGTCCGGCTGGTTGATGTTCATCGGTTTCCGGGCCGCCGAGGACCGCATCCTCGCCGCGCTGGCCGAGGCGGGCTACACGGACCTGACCCGGGCCCAGGCCCGCCTGCTGGCCGGCATCGACCTGGAGGGCACGCGGCTGGTTGTGCTGGCCGACCGCGCCCGGATTCCCAAGCAAACCGCTCTCGCCCTGGTCAACGGCCTTGAGGCGGCAGGTTACGTGGAGCGGGCGCCGGATCCCACCGACGGGCGAGCACGACTGATCCGGCTGACGGCACGCGGCCGGGGCGGGCTGCCCGTCGCCATGGCCGAGGAAGCACGGATCGAGGCCGACTGGCAGGCCGTCCTGGGCGCCCGCCGCATGCGGGCGCTCCGCGAGGCGCTGTGGGATCTGGCGCTGAACGTCGATCCGCAGCTGCAGCCGCCCGAAGGTGGGCAGTGA
- a CDS encoding class I SAM-dependent methyltransferase, which yields MSRLDQLDAVRFSYDSAASNYSALVLEDLSKQPVQEGLLAIFAKLAAGGRVADVGSGPGQLTAFLHSPGLNVFGIDLSPKMVEQARTNFPGIPFEVGSMDELTQADRSLSGVLAWL from the coding sequence TTGAGTAGGCTTGATCAACTGGATGCCGTCCGGTTTTCGTACGACAGCGCGGCGTCCAACTACTCCGCTCTTGTCCTTGAGGACCTGTCGAAGCAGCCGGTGCAGGAAGGACTTCTGGCCATCTTCGCCAAGCTGGCCGCCGGCGGACGGGTCGCGGATGTGGGATCCGGACCCGGACAGCTGACCGCCTTCCTGCACTCTCCGGGCCTCAACGTCTTCGGCATCGATCTTTCGCCCAAGATGGTTGAGCAGGCCAGGACGAACTTTCCCGGGATCCCGTTCGAGGTCGGCTCGATGGACGAACTGACGCAGGCCGACCGCAGCCTGTCGGGCGTTCTCGCGTGGCTGTAG
- a CDS encoding maleylpyruvate isomerase family mycothiol-dependent enzyme, whose product MDDTEVWSAVDRRRRAVIDLLKNLAPDEWDTPSLCPGWTVGDVAAHLTMPLLTLRQFALLAMRHPGGTNHLIREASIDLARRHDREQLLQRLDLLVGRHRPVPGLTCREALIDAIGHTFDMAIPLGREIDVPAVEVAEAADRVVSYRGRGNAKVFRRLPLTTYRLTATDHAWSTGDGASVTGTMTDLFLLLTGRVVRVGHLHGPGADHLRRALAT is encoded by the coding sequence ATGGACGACACCGAGGTCTGGTCGGCCGTCGACCGGCGACGCCGCGCCGTCATCGACCTTCTGAAAAATCTGGCCCCCGACGAGTGGGACACCCCGTCGCTGTGCCCGGGCTGGACGGTCGGGGACGTCGCCGCGCACCTGACGATGCCGCTGCTGACCCTGCGGCAGTTCGCGCTGCTCGCCATGCGGCATCCCGGCGGCACCAACCACCTCATCCGGGAAGCCTCGATCGACCTCGCCCGGCGCCACGACCGCGAGCAACTCCTGCAAAGGCTCGACCTGCTGGTGGGGCGGCACCGCCCGGTCCCCGGCCTGACCTGCCGCGAGGCGCTCATCGACGCCATCGGCCACACCTTCGACATGGCGATCCCGCTGGGCCGTGAGATCGACGTCCCCGCCGTCGAGGTCGCCGAGGCAGCCGACCGAGTCGTCTCCTACCGAGGCCGTGGCAACGCGAAAGTCTTCCGCAGGCTGCCGCTGACCACCTACCGCCTCACCGCCACCGACCACGCCTGGTCGACCGGCGACGGCGCATCGGTAACCGGCACCATGACCGACCTGTTCCTCCTGCTCACCGGCCGCGTCGTCCGGGTCGGCCACTTGCACGGCCCCGGGGCGGACCACCTCCGGCGGGCCCTCGCCACCTGA